Part of the Bacteriovorax stolpii genome, AATCACCGTTGGCGCGGATCGGGCATGCATTCATATCACTGACCACATTAAGTGAAATATGCTTGGCTTCCATTTTCTCAGAAAAGTTTTCTTTCAACTGGCCCAGAAGTTCAAAAATTTCTACATTCTGGATTTCGATCCCGTTTTTTCCCAGCTCTGTCGCGTACAGGTTTCTCACGTTGTTGACGATGTCGGAAATGTTATAAGAGGCCTTTGAAATTTTTCTCACTGATGTCAAGGCCGTCTCCGGCAGAGGCTCTTTATTTAAAAGATTGCTCCTTCCAATAATAACCGTTAGTGGAGTTGAAATGTCGTGAGTGATAACACAAATTAGATTCTGGATTCCTTCTTTTTTGTCTTCAATTTCTTTTTGGTGCATTTCGACCAGAAGAAGAAAAACCCAAACAATAATAGCGGCGACAAAAATCCAACCGAATGTGACGAGGGCCTGGGAGATAAGGAGCCCATTCGGTGTGATCAAATAAGGAAATGGATATTCTCTCATTTCCAAAACGGCGAAACCTAAAACCACCAGTGTACTGATAGTGAGCCAGGTGATAATCCCTCTCTTCCCCGTCACGACTCCGGCAATCAATGGAAGAATCCCAAACCAGATAATAATGTTGCTATGAAAACCACCGCAGAAAAAACCAAAGGTCGCCTGGTGAATCATCCCGGCCGCGAGGAAAACGTTGGTGTTGAATTCAAGGCGATTATTAAAACGAAACAACAATGGCGAGAGGAGATGAATGACACTTGCAGTGATTCCCACGATCCCAGGAAGAGGATGTAGGATTGTTTTGTAGGCCAAAAGAGCATAGGCCCACATCAATATGCCCGTTGCTAAAACACACACTAGATGACTGTGTATATGCCTAGGCGCCAGGTCTTTTTTCTGAAGACGCTTTTTTGCTACGAACTGGTAAAGGTTCATGTATGCATTTAGGAATAGTTCACCCATATGGAGTAGATTCTACATAAAAAAAACTGTCCGTTGCTTGAATTTATCATTAAGATAAAAATAATTTTAACGGACTAAATTAGTATAAAAATGAAAAAACTCATTCACCTTTTTAGCGTTTTGCTTTTTGTGGGTTGTTCTTCAAACCCTGTAGGACCAGTCGCAACTTTTAAGCAAGATGGTCTGGTTATTTCTGTTAATGCTGAAGTCGCAGATAAAATTGAAGCAACCTTAAAAAGCGAGCTTCTTTATATAAAGACTATTGCTGAAAGCGATTTTAAAAATGAACTCTTAAAAACACTCTCTTCTATTAGTTTCATTGATTACCAAAAAGATAACTGTGCCAGAGGCCAGGTCGCTTGTTCAGATAAAATGAATGACGGCAAAATTTTTATTAATCAAAACTTTTTTCAGATGCCTTCCATCGAACAGTTCACGGCCCTGCTTCATGAAGCTCGTCACCTGGAATCACAAAACTTTGAGCATATGAAATGTTCCAAACGCCCGGAGTGGGGTTATGAATGCGACGAAAGCATTAACTCCCCTTATGGATTGGAATACAAATATTTGCTTCATAAATTCATCAATAAAAAAGATGATCAATCTGCTCGGGTAATTCAGAAGATTTTTCTTCGCGTAAATAAAATTTAATTTTACTGTAATGTAAAAGTAACTTATGCTTTAGCTTTATTATTCTTATGGAGGAGTTCTCATGAAGAAGCTTTTAGCTATCGCTATCTCTCTAGTATCTGTTAATGCTTTTGCTGCTGGTTACGGTTCAGCTGGATGTGGTCTTGGATCAATCGTTCTAGGTGACAAGCCAGGATTCATGCAAGTTTTCGCTGCTACTACAAACGGAACATCTGGTTCACAAACTTTCGGTATCACTTCTGGTACATCTAACTGTGGATCTGCTGGAAAATCTTCTGAGCAATTCATCGAAGCTAACAAAGCTTCTCTAGGAAACGACATCGCTCGTGGACAAGGTGAAACTGTTGATTCACTAGCTACAATCATGAACGTATCTAACAAGACTGAGTTCGCTGCAGCTCTTAAAGCTCAGTACTCTGAAATCTTCAAAACTGGTGATGCTAAGACGATCAACTCAAAGATCATCGCTATCGCAAAATCAAACAAGTTACTTTAATTTTCTCTTAAATAAGGGAGGAGGCTCCGCCTCCTCTCCTCTACTATAGACAAAACATGACTTCTACCCTGCGCTCCGCTCTTTTCTTCTTCCTCTTTTTTTCAGTAAGCTATGCTCAAGACCAATACTATTCTCCTGTTTGGAAAAACCTGCTTCACTACAACCGTGCTCTTTTAGGCGTCTCAAGTGATGTCGATGACCCCGCCTTCTTTGTTGCTAAAGATGGAAAAAATAATCCGCTTCACGAATTAGCGGAAAACGTTCTTAAAATAAATGCCAAAGATAAAGAATACATCTGCCGTTTCCCGGCGAGATTTAAATATTTAAACAGAAGCCAGAACCTTAATATTGATGAATCTATTTTAAAGAGCTGTGAAAAATATCAACAATACCTGGCCGACCATTACCCAAAAACCGTTCACCTGGTTTTTTCATCTTACTATCTTGAGTCCCCTGCTTCGGCCTTTGGTCACACTTTCCTGAGATTTTCTAAAAACGAATCTCTCTCAAGTGATAAACGATCAGAGCTTCTCGATGTAGGAATCAACTATGGTGCTTCCAACACTTCAAGCAATCCATTGGTCTATACAGTATATGGAATCTTCGGTGGTTTTCAGGGAACTTTCTCTTCTATTCCTTATTTCTACAAAATCCGTGAGTACAACGATTTTGAATCCAGAGACCTTTGGTCTTATGAACTCAATTTCACTGAAGCCCAAAAAGAAAAGCTGCTCGATCATTTATGGGAGTTAGGTGGAACGTGGTATTACTACTACTTCTTTACTGGAAACTGCTCACAGAAAATCATGGCGCTTCTTGATGGAGTTGAGCCTTCATGGAAACTTCTCGATAGTCTTCCAAAATATATTATCCCTGCCGAAACTATTAAGGCCCTTTATAATGTTCCGGGGCTTGTGAATCACATCACTTTCCGCCCAAGTAAAAGAAGAATGTTCCAGGAAGCTTACGGTCAACTTTCAACAGAAGAAAAAAGAGTTTTCAAGCAAGTTGTCGATCATGACGACTGGAATCTAGTCCAAAGCAAAGATATCTCAACAGCTTCAGCGGCAAAAATCCTGGATGTTATCATTGAGTTCATCGACTACAAATATTCGAAAGAAGTTCTTTTTGAAAAAGGACCTAAGTACGAATGGAAACAAAAACTCCTGGCCATCAGAAGCCAGAATCCTGAAAAGGGAGCCGATCTCCAAATCCCTCCTCCAAAAGATGAAGAACCACATCTTTCTCATCCATCGAGAAAACTAAAACTCATGGCGGTAAAAACTGAGCACTCGAATGACCTGACATTTAAAGTCTCTCATCGTTTTGCACTTCACGATTTCACTGATCCAACTCTTGGTTCACCAAAGTTATCGTCAATCAACTTTTTTAAAGTGGACCTGGAAGCTTCAAAAAAGGCGCTGAAAGTCGATTCAGTCACAGCAGTTGAAGTGGCTTCATTTAATCCTTGGGGAAGTTATTTTTATCCGGTGAGTATCTACGGGATCATCGATTACTCAAAAGATAGAATGAATCTTTGTGGCGACTGCCGCGTCTTTAAAGGTTCTGTGGCCTCAGGTCCATCGTGGTCTTTTTTCAATGACCGCTTCATTCCTTTTATCTTTGCTAGCTCTGATTTTATGTACGCAACAGCATATAATAAAAATTTTGAAATCAATGCTGGTATCTATACCGGTGTGATCTTAAGAGTCTCTGATTGGTTTTCAAGTTTTGCCAGATATAAAAAGGCCTATGCTCTTTTTAATAAAAAAGAAAACTACATGACCGAAGTTACTGGTCAGTTCCACCATACTAAACACGTTGATACCAGCATTGAAGCTAGCTTTTCTGATAAAAGAAAGCAGTACATGGTGGGATTCAATTTCTTTTATTAGGAGTTATATGAAGTATCTTTTTCTTCTTGCCCTACTTGCTTCTTGTGCTGAACTTCAAAAAAATACCAACGTCAACATGATGGCAGAGGCCGAGTCTGTAAGAGTCCTTGAAGCCGATGCACCGGCCGGTTCTTGCACAGTTGTCACAACTGTTCGCGGGGAAGATAACCTGATGAACCTTGGAAAAGACACTGCCGTCGCAAACATGAAGAAATACGCTGAAGGAAAAGGCGCTAATGCTATCTTCGTCAAAGAGTGCAAAGAGACAAAAACAGCTATTTCGACGATCACGACCTGCAAAGGCATCGCTTACAAGTGCCCATAAGCAACAAATTCTGAAAAAATTACAAGGATTCTATGAGAGCTCTCTGGTTCTGATAGAATCCTTGGACTATGAAAAAATCAATCTTATCCCTGAGTCTTTTAAGTCTTTCCTTCAACCTGTTTGCTGCTGAGGCCGATAACTTCACAGCACGCACTCTGGATCTTGCTGATGCCGCAGAAGAGGTCAATGTCCTGGCCAACAACTACCTGAAGAAGGCCATCGTTGATTTAAACAAGGCCGGTGGATGCAATGAGGAAGCCCTTTATAAGGAATTAAGAAAATACTTCGCCAATCACAGTAAAGGCGAACTGGTTAAAAACATTCTTTACCGTAATGCCGTGGCAATCAATAATCTTCCAATCAAACAATCGGTTTACGAAAACTGGGAAAAAGCTGATGGATTCCTGCTTGGAAGAAAAAAAGCTGCAACCAGCCCTCTGGCCCTAAGCCCACTGATTAAAATCGGCGATGAAATTGTCGGTGTCGATAAGTTTGAACACATGTTTGGAATGGGATTTACTTACTTCACAAAGCACTACCAAAAAGGCAAAGATATTAAAGATGTTCTAAGCTACGGAATCGCCCTGGAAAAAACTATTTTGGGTGGAAACGTGTTTGCCACTGGTGTTTTTTCGTACGGTGACCTTTCAGCTAACTTTAACGGAATGAGATTCTGGAACCACGTTCTGCAAAAGAACGACGATATCTTGGGAAGTGAACACAACCTTGGCCCTTACGTGACTTGTTCAGCTTCTAAATGGCAAATTAATGAGAAGAACCCAATCGATTTTAAAAACTATATCGACGCTTCAATGGATGAAAGTATCAATTGCAGTAAATTCGCCGGCACAAAGGCCGTAGGAAAGTTTAAGGCATCCATTAAGAAAAGAGGCTTCGTCGACAGCAACAACCAAGCGCTTTGTCCGGTTGAGCCATCAAGGCTTCAGGAGATGAGACAGAAGTATAAGCCTTCCGGGATCGAGCACCTTATCATCAACGATGAAGGTCTTGGCAAAGTCTCTTACTTTAACGAATTCTAGAAAATAAAAAAGCCTCCATTTCGGAGGCTTTTTTATTTAAACTTTTTAAAAGATGAATTAGTTTCCAACAGCACCAGTTTCATCAATCTTTAACTCACAAGAGTAGTTAAGAATAAATGCTGACACTCTTGTACACTTAAGATCTCTTCCAACTCTTACAGTTGTCTCTAAGCTCCCTTCTCTTTTTGATGTTTGTGTAGCAGCAGATAATTTTTCGAATACAACTTGTGCAGCTTCACCCTGAATTAATAAACCAGCAGTATTTCCGCTAGCGTTCCAAGCGCGTGATGTCCCTTCCCAAGTTCTGATTGGTGAGCGTGCGAATGTAGAAACAGATGCAGTCAGTGCAAGAACAGCGATTAATGTTTTCATAAAAACTCCTCATTGGTTAGAATGAGGAGCTTCTATCATTGTTGGTCTCAGTAAAGAAAGGGCCATCTGAACTATTTACAGCGAGTCAGCGCCTCTGAAGATGATTGGGAAGCCTTCACACTTGAAGAAGAAAACTCAGCCTGAAGAACTTTATTTTTTCCCAATGTTAGTTTGTATGTTGTTGTCACGTCTGCATATGTATTGCGGGCCTGTTGAGTTCCTGTCTTATCCATCAGACCCATCACACAGTTATAAGCACCATTCACATCAACACCGCACTTGTACCCCATCTCCTGGTATGTACAGATTTGTGTTTCTGTTTTTTCTACGGCCTTTCCTTGATTTAGTGTTTTACGTAAGTACAAATCATAGTTTAGACCTGAGTCTTTCGCTAAGAGCGTGAAAGTCTCATCGTTATGGTAGCTATCTGTTGGAACATCAATAGTTAGGGTTTGCCCGTTTTGCTTTAAAACCAGTTGTGGATCAAGTAGTGAAAATCCCAGAGGTACCTTCTCCGTCCTGATTTCCATATAACCCTTATTCAATGAGATGGTACGTCCTGCGTGTTGAGAAAGGACGACAGAATCCTTGCCCGGAATGGCCAAAATCCCTTTATGATCAATTTTTGAATTGATTAACCCTGCGTGTGCAGCAACAGGTAAAATAAGTGTCGAGAAAACCATGCTAAGAGCTAAGACATTGTTTTTCATAATGACTCCGAGATTTAAACAGTTTGTCGAAATTCTATCCCGGAAACCTGCCCCATTCATAAGCACAGGTAATTATTTTAGACCCTGTCAAAAGGTTCAACACAGACTACTTTTTAGGCAATTTTTCTCTCGTTTTTCAAGGGTTTAGACCATCATTTTTGGCCCAAACCGTGCACTTTAGAAGGCAAGCGGGGGCTTAAAATGAAAACAACAAAAACACTTATTCTTACACTTATCCTTTCTCTGATTTCAACGAATGTTATGCCAAAGTCTTTCACTAAAGCAGAGATTAGAGCTTATAACATCGCTACAATTTCAAAGATGATTGAAGTTGTTGAGCCAAAAGTGAATGCAAAGAAAAGAGAAGAAATCGCGCTTGCTCTTTACCAGACAACAAAGAAGTATGCGATCGATCCAAAGATTATGGTGGCCATTATTTCTACTGAGTCTAAC contains:
- a CDS encoding DUF4105 domain-containing protein, encoding MTSTLRSALFFFLFFSVSYAQDQYYSPVWKNLLHYNRALLGVSSDVDDPAFFVAKDGKNNPLHELAENVLKINAKDKEYICRFPARFKYLNRSQNLNIDESILKSCEKYQQYLADHYPKTVHLVFSSYYLESPASAFGHTFLRFSKNESLSSDKRSELLDVGINYGASNTSSNPLVYTVYGIFGGFQGTFSSIPYFYKIREYNDFESRDLWSYELNFTEAQKEKLLDHLWELGGTWYYYYFFTGNCSQKIMALLDGVEPSWKLLDSLPKYIIPAETIKALYNVPGLVNHITFRPSKRRMFQEAYGQLSTEEKRVFKQVVDHDDWNLVQSKDISTASAAKILDVIIEFIDYKYSKEVLFEKGPKYEWKQKLLAIRSQNPEKGADLQIPPPKDEEPHLSHPSRKLKLMAVKTEHSNDLTFKVSHRFALHDFTDPTLGSPKLSSINFFKVDLEASKKALKVDSVTAVEVASFNPWGSYFYPVSIYGIIDYSKDRMNLCGDCRVFKGSVASGPSWSFFNDRFIPFIFASSDFMYATAYNKNFEINAGIYTGVILRVSDWFSSFARYKKAYALFNKKENYMTEVTGQFHHTKHVDTSIEASFSDKRKQYMVGFNFFY
- a CDS encoding sensor histidine kinase; the protein is MGELFLNAYMNLYQFVAKKRLQKKDLAPRHIHSHLVCVLATGILMWAYALLAYKTILHPLPGIVGITASVIHLLSPLLFRFNNRLEFNTNVFLAAGMIHQATFGFFCGGFHSNIIIWFGILPLIAGVVTGKRGIITWLTISTLVVLGFAVLEMREYPFPYLITPNGLLISQALVTFGWIFVAAIIVWVFLLLVEMHQKEIEDKKEGIQNLICVITHDISTPLTVIIGRSNLLNKEPLPETALTSVRKISKASYNISDIVNNVRNLYATELGKNGIEIQNVEIFELLGQLKENFSEKMEAKHISLNVVSDMNACPIRANGDLLLHQILGNLLSNAIKFSPEKSEISIKVEKKETNAVIYIKDSGIGIPKDLLPKLFDMRSKTSRKGTSGEEGTGFGLPIVKTYVEKLDGKIAVVSQSAEDMAPTTGTTFILEFECAS
- a CDS encoding DUF3015 family protein gives rise to the protein MKKLLAIAISLVSVNAFAAGYGSAGCGLGSIVLGDKPGFMQVFAATTNGTSGSQTFGITSGTSNCGSAGKSSEQFIEANKASLGNDIARGQGETVDSLATIMNVSNKTEFAAALKAQYSEIFKTGDAKTINSKIIAIAKSNKLL